From the genome of Candidatus Methylopumilus turicensis, one region includes:
- the lpxA gene encoding acyl-ACP--UDP-N-acetylglucosamine O-acyltransferase, with the protein MAFKNIHPTAIVDPKAELADDVTVGAFSIIGPDVKIDSGTRVGSHVVINGHTSIGKKNEVFQFSSLGEAPQDKKYKDEPTKLEIGDHNTIREFCTFNRGTVQDKGVTKIGDHNWIMAYVHIAHDCHVHNHTILANNSSLAGHVDMFDHAILGGFTLVHQFCKIGQHVITAVGSVVFKDIPPYVTASGYDANPHGINAEGLKRRGFSTESITNIKRAYKTLYRQSLTLEEAKQVLTQEALNAPELDILVAFLNQSTRGIIR; encoded by the coding sequence ATGGCTTTTAAAAACATCCATCCAACAGCAATTGTTGATCCTAAAGCAGAACTTGCCGATGATGTAACCGTTGGTGCATTTTCAATCATTGGACCCGATGTAAAAATAGATAGTGGTACGCGAGTTGGATCTCATGTAGTCATTAACGGACACACCAGTATTGGCAAAAAAAATGAGGTTTTTCAATTCTCATCCTTAGGTGAAGCCCCACAAGATAAGAAATATAAAGATGAACCAACCAAGCTAGAGATCGGCGACCACAATACGATTCGTGAGTTTTGTACGTTTAACCGCGGAACGGTCCAAGATAAGGGCGTGACTAAGATTGGCGATCATAATTGGATTATGGCTTATGTCCACATCGCCCATGATTGTCATGTTCATAACCACACGATTTTAGCGAACAATTCTTCATTAGCTGGTCATGTTGATATGTTTGATCATGCAATTCTTGGTGGCTTCACACTCGTTCATCAATTTTGCAAAATTGGTCAGCACGTGATTACCGCGGTAGGTTCGGTTGTTTTTAAGGATATTCCTCCCTATGTAACAGCTTCTGGCTATGATGCCAATCCACACGGCATCAATGCTGAAGGCTTAAAGCGTCGTGGCTTTTCGACTGAAAGCATTACAAACATTAAACGTGCTTACAAAACACTTTATCGCCAGAGTTTGACGCTTGAAGAGGCTAAACAGGTACTGACGCAAGAGGCGTTAAATGCACCTGAATTAGACATCCTCGTCGCATTTTTAAATCAATCCACTCGCGGCATTATTCGCTAA
- the lpxD gene encoding UDP-3-O-(3-hydroxymyristoyl)glucosamine N-acyltransferase, producing the protein MSVTLKELVDLFGGKLVGKDTTIDCVASIANAQVGSISFISDSKYRKSLASTQASAMILSEDDQCHTQLPCIVTDNPYAYFAKVSSLLNPNTRIPVGVHSSVVMGEVTNIAKTCAIAPNVVIGNNVTLSDGVEVGSGCFIGDNVKIGKNTKLQPNVTIYANCVIGASCTIAAGAVIGADGFGYANQDGIWVKIPQVGRVVIADHVDIGANTTIDRGALDDTIIEQGVKLDNLIQIGHNCVIGEHSVIAGCVGIAGSAKIGKRCKIGGAAMVLGHLEIADDVTISPGSMITRSLQKSDTYTALMPFQKHEDWLKTAASLRHLTEVTEKIKVLENTLAQLKLKNQ; encoded by the coding sequence ATGTCAGTAACGCTTAAAGAGTTAGTCGATTTATTCGGTGGAAAACTAGTTGGGAAAGACACAACGATTGATTGCGTAGCATCCATTGCAAATGCGCAAGTTGGTAGCATTAGTTTTATTTCGGATTCGAAATATCGGAAAAGTCTTGCATCAACCCAAGCAAGTGCAATGATTTTATCTGAAGATGATCAATGCCACACCCAATTGCCATGTATTGTCACAGACAACCCCTATGCCTACTTTGCAAAAGTATCTTCACTTCTCAATCCTAACACTAGAATTCCTGTTGGAGTGCATTCAAGCGTAGTGATGGGTGAAGTAACGAACATAGCGAAAACATGTGCCATCGCACCGAATGTGGTAATTGGAAACAATGTCACACTTTCTGATGGGGTAGAAGTAGGGTCGGGATGTTTTATTGGGGACAATGTCAAGATCGGTAAAAATACCAAATTGCAACCCAATGTCACCATTTACGCAAATTGTGTGATTGGAGCGAGTTGTACTATTGCTGCTGGCGCAGTAATCGGTGCAGATGGTTTTGGTTATGCTAATCAAGATGGCATATGGGTAAAAATTCCGCAGGTGGGGCGAGTAGTGATTGCTGACCATGTAGATATTGGTGCAAACACAACGATAGACCGTGGCGCGCTTGATGATACGATTATTGAGCAAGGCGTTAAGTTAGACAATCTAATCCAAATAGGACACAACTGCGTGATTGGTGAGCACTCTGTGATTGCTGGATGTGTTGGTATTGCTGGGAGCGCTAAGATAGGAAAGCGCTGCAAGATTGGCGGTGCGGCAATGGTGTTGGGACACTTAGAGATTGCAGATGACGTCACCATATCGCCAGGAAGCATGATCACTAGATCATTGCAAAAGTCAGACACTTATACTGCGCTTATGCCGTTTCAAAAGCATGAAGACTGGTTAAAAACAGCGGCTAGCTTGCGTCATTTAACTGAAGTAACAGAAAAAATTAAAGTGCTAGAAAACACACTTGCGCAATTAAAACTAAAAAATCAATAG
- a CDS encoding YceD family protein: protein MTAQHIINSLEFARKSLEIRDTIAHSDLQRAKDLLTPETESLNWRLSGEVSADKKARLHLTLTGNAAVPCQRCLEPMLIALNISSEFILVKDESEVPPEEDDVEDHDYIVADAEMDVLQLVEDEILLALPYAPKHEINDCAVKAEVNELKAPNPFAALRDFKVVKS from the coding sequence ATGACTGCACAGCACATCATCAATAGCCTTGAATTTGCAAGAAAATCTCTAGAGATTCGTGATACAATCGCGCACTCAGATTTGCAACGAGCTAAAGATTTGCTCACGCCAGAGACTGAAAGCCTTAACTGGCGCTTGTCTGGTGAGGTTTCTGCTGATAAAAAAGCGAGACTGCATTTAACTCTAACAGGTAATGCGGCTGTACCTTGTCAGCGTTGTTTAGAGCCAATGTTGATTGCTTTAAATATTAGCTCTGAGTTTATTTTAGTTAAAGATGAGTCCGAAGTGCCACCTGAAGAGGATGATGTTGAGGATCATGATTATATTGTTGCTGATGCAGAGATGGATGTTCTGCAATTGGTAGAAGATGAGATTTTGCTCGCTTTACCTTATGCACCAAAACACGAAATTAATGATTGCGCAGTAAAAGCGGAAGTAAATGAGCTTAAGGCTCCTAATCCCTTCGCTGCATTGCGAGATTTTAAAGTTGTAAAAAGTTAG
- the fabZ gene encoding 3-hydroxyacyl-ACP dehydratase FabZ — protein sequence MSDHVNTSMDIHEILDHLPHRYPFMLVDRVLSLELGKQIVAVKNVSMNEPFFPGHFPYHPVMPGVLIVEAMAQAAAILSFKTMGVKPTHDAVYYFAGIDNARFKKPVSPGDQIILKVSIERILRGIWKYKGIAYVDEAIVAEAEMMCILKEIE from the coding sequence ATGAGTGATCACGTAAACACAAGTATGGACATCCACGAAATACTGGATCATTTGCCTCATCGTTATCCGTTTATGTTGGTTGACCGTGTGCTGTCCTTAGAACTGGGCAAACAGATAGTTGCTGTTAAAAACGTCAGTATGAATGAGCCATTTTTTCCAGGCCATTTCCCATACCATCCAGTCATGCCTGGCGTGTTAATTGTTGAAGCAATGGCACAAGCAGCAGCAATTCTTTCATTTAAAACAATGGGCGTAAAACCCACTCACGATGCAGTTTATTACTTTGCTGGGATTGATAATGCAAGATTCAAAAAACCCGTATCGCCGGGCGATCAAATCATTCTTAAAGTCAGCATAGAGCGTATTCTTCGTGGGATTTGGAAGTACAAAGGAATTGCGTACGTTGATGAAGCTATCGTCGCAGAGGCTGAAATGATGTGCATTCTTAAAGAAATCGAATAA
- the oadA gene encoding sodium-extruding oxaloacetate decarboxylase subunit alpha: MAQVHVSELVLRDGHQSLIATRLRTDDMLPICSKLDAIGFWSLEAWGGATFDTCVRYLKEDPWERLKKLRAALPNSRIQMLLRGQNLLGYRHYSDDVVRAFVKQSADLGVDVFRVFDAMNDIRNLRVSIEAVKKHGKHAEGTISFTTSPVHDINYFVEMAKELESIGSDTIAIKDMAGLLTPKSTTELVKAIRAAVKLPIHLHSHATSGLASMNLLKGVENGATIIDTCNSSFSEGASHPTTESLVAALQGTEYDTGLSLASLQEVTAYFREVRRKYWQFESEFTGVDTRVLVNQVPGGMISNLSNQLKEQGALNRMDEVLAEIPRVREDLGFPPLVTPTSQIVGTQAVLNVMTGARYKSVTNEVKNYFLGQYGKAPAKVNVDIRNIAVGYDAEVIDCRPADLLEDEMERLRHESEAWAMTEEDVLTYAMFPDLAKTFLQERNAGSLKPEQLLTKEAVSTNDSRYAPNEFKVTLHGETFHIKLTGSGHAGEEQRPFYVSVDGIAEEVIVETLSEIEVGGSKSSGKKKAAAKVGASGRPRPSHEGCVTTAMPGSIVEIKVKAGDKVNAGDAVLVIEAMKMENEIQASVTGIVVAVHVKKGDTVTPDESLLEIQPE, encoded by the coding sequence ATGGCACAAGTTCATGTTTCTGAATTAGTTTTAAGAGATGGTCATCAATCTCTCATCGCAACACGTCTTCGCACTGATGATATGTTGCCAATTTGCTCAAAATTAGATGCCATTGGTTTCTGGTCTCTTGAGGCATGGGGCGGCGCTACATTCGACACCTGTGTTCGCTATCTAAAAGAAGATCCATGGGAGCGCTTGAAGAAACTTCGTGCTGCCCTGCCTAACAGCCGTATACAGATGTTATTGCGTGGCCAAAACCTTTTGGGCTACCGTCATTACTCTGACGATGTTGTGCGCGCATTCGTTAAGCAATCTGCTGATTTAGGTGTAGATGTTTTTCGTGTATTCGATGCGATGAATGACATTCGCAATTTGCGCGTATCTATTGAAGCCGTCAAAAAACATGGCAAGCATGCTGAAGGAACAATTTCATTTACAACAAGCCCTGTGCACGACATCAACTATTTTGTTGAAATGGCAAAAGAGCTTGAATCTATCGGTTCAGACACAATTGCCATTAAAGACATGGCGGGCTTGCTTACCCCTAAAAGCACAACTGAGCTAGTTAAAGCTATTCGTGCTGCAGTTAAGTTACCTATTCACTTACACAGCCATGCTACATCAGGCTTAGCAAGTATGAATCTGTTAAAGGGTGTTGAGAATGGTGCGACCATTATTGATACCTGTAACTCATCCTTCTCTGAAGGTGCAAGTCATCCAACTACGGAGAGCTTGGTTGCTGCACTACAAGGTACTGAATATGACACAGGTTTAAGTTTGGCTTCGCTACAAGAAGTTACGGCTTATTTCCGTGAGGTTCGCAGAAAATACTGGCAATTTGAAAGTGAATTCACAGGCGTTGATACCCGCGTTTTAGTAAATCAAGTGCCAGGTGGCATGATTTCGAATCTTTCTAATCAACTGAAAGAACAAGGCGCACTCAACCGTATGGATGAAGTGCTTGCTGAAATTCCTCGTGTTCGTGAAGACTTAGGTTTTCCGCCACTTGTTACCCCAACATCACAAATCGTTGGTACACAAGCGGTACTAAACGTCATGACTGGTGCACGCTATAAATCTGTGACTAACGAAGTTAAAAACTACTTCTTAGGACAGTATGGCAAAGCGCCTGCAAAAGTGAATGTTGATATTAGAAATATTGCTGTCGGCTATGATGCAGAGGTTATTGATTGCCGCCCTGCTGATTTGCTTGAAGATGAGATGGAAAGATTGCGTCACGAATCTGAAGCCTGGGCAATGACAGAGGAAGACGTATTAACTTATGCGATGTTTCCTGATCTCGCCAAAACATTTTTACAAGAGCGCAATGCAGGTAGTCTGAAGCCTGAGCAACTACTGACAAAAGAAGCTGTTTCAACCAACGACTCAAGATACGCTCCTAATGAGTTCAAGGTCACCCTGCATGGTGAAACGTTTCATATTAAGTTAACGGGTAGCGGCCACGCAGGTGAAGAACAGCGTCCGTTCTATGTTTCTGTTGATGGCATTGCTGAAGAAGTCATTGTAGAAACCTTAAGTGAGATTGAGGTTGGAGGCAGTAAATCAAGTGGTAAAAAGAAAGCAGCTGCCAAAGTTGGTGCAAGCGGCCGCCCTCGCCCATCACATGAAGGCTGTGTAACGACAGCTATGCCAGGTAGTATCGTAGAGATTAAAGTTAAAGCGGGTGATAAAGTGAATGCAGGCGATGCTGTGCTCGTAATTGAAGCCATGAAAATGGAGAATGAAATTCAAGCATCAGTAACAGGCATTGTCGTTGCTGTGCACGTGAAAAAAGGTGATACCGTTACACCAGATGAGTCACTCCTAGAAATTCAACCTGAGTAA
- a CDS encoding Maf family nucleotide pyrophosphatase, producing the protein MKPKLILASSSPYRQELLARLGLPFDAISPAIDESPLEGELPQETALRLAQLKAKKIAESHPDALVIGCDQVATLDGIQLGKPMTHENAVKQLQHQRGRHVTFHSALCLFNAATKHMQTEVVPYDVEFRQLTDAQIENYLRIEAPYNCAGSAKSEGLGIALIASMTGSDPNALIGLPLIKLISMLQNEQVHVI; encoded by the coding sequence ATGAAACCAAAACTAATTCTCGCCTCATCATCACCTTATCGCCAAGAGTTACTGGCGAGGCTAGGCTTGCCATTTGATGCAATCTCACCAGCGATTGATGAGTCACCATTAGAGGGCGAGTTGCCACAAGAAACTGCATTAAGGCTCGCGCAGTTAAAAGCAAAAAAAATTGCTGAGTCACACCCTGATGCACTAGTGATTGGTTGCGACCAAGTTGCGACGCTAGATGGCATTCAGCTTGGCAAGCCAATGACGCATGAAAATGCAGTAAAACAGTTGCAGCATCAACGAGGTCGTCACGTCACTTTCCATAGTGCGTTGTGTCTGTTTAATGCGGCAACAAAACATATGCAAACTGAGGTTGTACCCTACGATGTGGAGTTTAGGCAGCTGACCGATGCTCAAATCGAAAATTACTTACGTATTGAAGCACCCTACAATTGTGCTGGCAGTGCAAAATCTGAAGGATTGGGTATTGCGCTTATTGCTTCCATGACAGGCTCTGATCCCAATGCCTTAATTGGATTGCCTCTCATTAAGCTCATTAGCATGCTTCAAAACGAGCAAGTTCACGTCATTTAA
- the rseP gene encoding RIP metalloprotease RseP, which translates to MITLLSFVFTLAILIAIHEYGHFQMARWCGVKVLKFSIGFGRPFFTKTFGKDKTEFVLSALPFGGFVKMLDERELSEHDKLLMDSHELNRAFNRQSVYKRIAIVAAGPIANLLLAVVLYWLLMMQGTIGLKPVLADVAEGSAANAAQLHREDRIVNIAGHDVQLWQDIQWILIRQVFKSPTVAVQTIDRHQQKHTRYLDLTGITESDLDADFLAKLGLKPSKPVVDPVIGNLIQNSPAERAGLQTGDKILTVDGELVADWESLVKIIQDSPNKNLKLSIERTNQHLDINVIPDVINKNGHSIGQVGAGVSMNESMMNQYLITIHHSPITALLKAVQKTYETSAFSLKMLSNMLTGEVSIKSISGPVTIATYAGQSANLGLNAFIAFLAVISISLGVLNLLPIPVLDGGHLLYYMVEIIKGSPVSDQVMEMGQRIGLAILGLLMACALYNDLSRLITG; encoded by the coding sequence ATGATCACACTCTTATCATTCGTCTTCACTTTAGCCATCTTAATTGCCATACATGAATATGGTCATTTTCAAATGGCGAGATGGTGTGGCGTCAAAGTACTTAAATTTTCAATTGGATTTGGCCGCCCATTCTTCACGAAAACATTTGGTAAAGACAAAACAGAATTTGTTCTTTCAGCGCTTCCTTTCGGTGGATTCGTCAAAATGTTAGATGAACGAGAGTTATCTGAGCATGATAAGTTGTTAATGGACTCTCATGAATTAAATAGAGCTTTCAATCGACAATCGGTTTACAAGCGCATCGCAATTGTTGCAGCGGGCCCGATAGCTAATTTACTACTTGCAGTTGTCTTGTATTGGTTGCTCATGATGCAAGGCACGATAGGGTTAAAACCGGTGCTCGCTGATGTCGCTGAAGGAAGCGCAGCAAATGCAGCTCAACTGCATCGAGAAGATCGGATCGTTAATATCGCAGGTCATGATGTTCAATTATGGCAAGATATTCAATGGATATTAATTCGCCAGGTGTTTAAATCACCAACAGTGGCTGTTCAAACGATTGATCGTCATCAACAAAAACATACCCGCTACCTAGACCTGACCGGCATTACCGAATCCGACCTAGATGCTGATTTTTTGGCAAAACTTGGACTGAAACCATCTAAACCAGTTGTTGATCCCGTCATTGGTAATCTTATTCAGAATAGCCCTGCTGAGAGGGCTGGATTGCAGACTGGCGATAAAATTTTGACTGTCGATGGGGAATTGGTTGCCGATTGGGAGTCGCTTGTAAAGATTATTCAAGATAGTCCAAACAAAAACCTAAAACTCTCAATAGAGCGAACAAATCAACATCTAGACATTAATGTAATACCCGATGTTATTAATAAAAATGGCCATTCAATCGGTCAAGTTGGCGCAGGAGTATCAATGAATGAAAGTATGATGAATCAATATTTGATTACCATTCATCATTCGCCGATAACGGCTCTCCTTAAAGCCGTCCAAAAAACTTACGAAACATCAGCTTTTAGCTTGAAAATGTTAAGTAATATGTTGACTGGTGAAGTTTCGATTAAATCGATCAGTGGGCCAGTCACAATTGCAACTTACGCAGGGCAGAGCGCCAACTTAGGATTGAATGCATTCATTGCTTTTTTGGCAGTAATTAGTATCAGTTTAGGTGTGTTAAATCTACTGCCAATCCCTGTGTTGGATGGCGGACATTTGTTGTATTATATGGTTGAAATAATAAAGGGAAGCCCCGTTTCCGACCAAGTCATGGAAATGGGTCAGCGGATTGGTTTGGCAATTCTAGGATTACTTATGGCATGCGCTTTATATAATGATTTAAGTCGATTGATAACGGGCTAG
- the rnhB gene encoding ribonuclease HII, with the protein MTSHLICGVDEAGRGPLAGAVFAAAVILDPANPIEGLADSKKLSEKKRDALAIEIKSKALAWAIASSSVEEIDEINILQASLLAMKRSIEALSLVPNEVLIDGLHCPKLSLPMRAIVQGDSKEACISASSILAKTARDANLYDLDKLYPAYGFAKHKGYPTPLHLQMLEEHGVLTIHRKSYAPVNKILNLKKGK; encoded by the coding sequence ATGACAAGTCATTTAATTTGTGGCGTTGATGAAGCCGGCAGAGGTCCTTTGGCCGGCGCTGTCTTTGCTGCTGCAGTGATTCTCGACCCCGCCAATCCAATCGAGGGATTGGCTGATTCCAAAAAGCTCTCTGAAAAGAAGCGTGATGCCCTTGCTATTGAAATCAAATCTAAAGCATTAGCGTGGGCGATTGCGAGCAGCAGTGTGGAAGAAATTGATGAGATCAATATTCTCCAGGCAAGTTTATTGGCAATGAAGCGATCTATTGAAGCCCTCAGCCTTGTGCCAAACGAAGTCCTCATTGACGGCTTGCATTGTCCTAAGCTCTCTCTTCCAATGCGCGCCATTGTTCAAGGCGATAGTAAGGAAGCTTGTATTTCAGCCTCTTCAATTTTGGCTAAAACAGCAAGAGATGCAAATTTGTATGACCTTGATAAGCTTTACCCCGCTTATGGATTTGCAAAACACAAAGGCTATCCAACCCCTCTACATTTACAAATGCTTGAAGAGCATGGTGTGTTAACAATTCATCGAAAAAGCTATGCGCCAGTCAACAAAATACTGAATCTTAAAAAGGGGAAATAA
- a CDS encoding OmpH family outer membrane protein, which translates to MSKLFSHLLLAGLFVFAANSQAVELKIGYVQVDKILQEAPQTAESGKKLEKEFSPRTQELERIQKQIKEIESSLDKDALTMSDADRKNKERDAANLKIDFQRKQRELREDVNLRKNEELGALQDRINKAVTAVSEAEGYDLVVYGGVAYANKKIDITEKVLKSLGKK; encoded by the coding sequence TTGAGTAAATTATTCAGTCATTTATTACTTGCTGGTTTATTTGTATTCGCTGCCAACTCTCAAGCTGTGGAGCTTAAAATTGGTTACGTACAGGTCGATAAAATCTTGCAAGAAGCACCTCAAACAGCTGAAAGCGGCAAGAAGCTTGAGAAAGAATTCAGCCCTCGCACTCAGGAGCTTGAGCGTATTCAAAAACAAATCAAAGAGATTGAATCATCACTTGATAAAGATGCATTGACGATGTCAGATGCTGATAGAAAAAATAAAGAACGTGATGCCGCTAATCTTAAAATTGATTTTCAACGTAAACAACGAGAGTTGCGTGAAGATGTTAACTTGCGTAAAAATGAAGAGTTAGGTGCATTACAAGATCGTATTAACAAAGCAGTTACCGCCGTATCTGAAGCTGAAGGCTATGATTTGGTTGTTTATGGCGGTGTTGCATATGCCAACAAGAAAATCGACATTACTGAAAAAGTACTGAAGTCTTTAGGAAAAAAATAA
- the rpmF gene encoding 50S ribosomal protein L32: protein MAVQQNKKSPSKRGMHRSHDFLTNPPLAIEPTTGEVHLRHHISPSGYYRGRKVLPAKGE, encoded by the coding sequence ATGGCTGTTCAACAAAACAAAAAATCACCATCTAAACGTGGTATGCATCGTTCACATGACTTTTTAACAAACCCACCATTGGCTATTGAGCCAACAACAGGTGAGGTGCATTTACGTCACCATATTAGCCCAAGCGGTTACTACCGTGGCCGTAAAGTATTACCGGCTAAAGGCGAGTAA
- a CDS encoding SAM-dependent methyltransferase yields MTLGTLYMVPVTLGDDNLSYVIPAEVMTLVQGLEYFVVENEKSARRFLGSVKTNKPVRELNFQLLNEHSTEKDLPALIAPLLAGHNVGMLSEAGCPGIADPGALLAALAHKKNIRVSPLVGPSSILLGLMASGFNGQQFTFLGYLPSDKAARVAKLKALEKQSQGANETQIFIETPYRNQHMLEDILASCSANTKLCIARNVSLETELVISKTIAEWKKSELPDLHKQPTVFLLLA; encoded by the coding sequence ATGACGCTAGGCACTTTGTACATGGTTCCGGTCACATTGGGTGACGACAACCTCAGTTATGTCATTCCTGCTGAAGTCATGACCTTAGTGCAGGGCTTAGAGTACTTTGTCGTTGAAAATGAAAAAAGTGCGCGTCGATTTTTAGGCTCAGTGAAAACAAACAAACCAGTGCGTGAGCTTAACTTCCAATTACTCAATGAACATAGCACTGAAAAAGACTTGCCTGCACTCATTGCGCCGTTACTTGCAGGGCACAATGTTGGAATGCTTTCAGAGGCTGGCTGCCCAGGCATTGCCGACCCGGGCGCTTTGCTTGCCGCTTTAGCACATAAAAAAAATATTCGCGTCTCACCATTAGTTGGCCCATCATCAATATTGCTGGGATTGATGGCTTCTGGCTTTAATGGACAACAGTTTACCTTTTTAGGTTACTTACCAAGCGATAAAGCTGCTCGCGTGGCAAAACTAAAAGCGCTTGAAAAGCAGTCACAAGGTGCTAATGAAACACAAATTTTCATTGAAACGCCCTACCGTAATCAACACATGCTGGAAGATATTCTGGCAAGTTGTAGTGCCAATACCAAGCTGTGTATAGCGAGAAACGTCAGTTTAGAAACTGAGTTGGTGATCAGTAAAACCATTGCTGAATGGAAAAAAAGTGAGCTGCCGGACCTACATAAGCAACCCACCGTATTTTTATTGCTCGCTTAA
- a CDS encoding acetyl-CoA carboxylase biotin carboxylase subunit — MIKKILVANRGEIAVRIVRACSEMGIKSVAIYSDADRHALHVKKADEAYNIGSDPVVGYLNAHNIVNLAVASGCDALHPGYGFLSENPELAEICARRGIKFIGPDASVIRQMGDKIQARNAMVAAGIPCTPGSDGNLADLEEARNLAAKIGYPVMLKATNGGGGRGIRRCNDEKELLGNYDRVISEASKAFGKPEVFLEKCVVNPRHIEVQIVGDSHGNVIHLFERDCSIQRRNQKLIEIAPSPQLSDAQREYIGNLAVKAAKAVGYENAGTVEFLLDSDNTFYFMEMNTRLQVEHTVTETITGIDIVQEQIRIADGQELQYKQDEVKYRGFAMEFRINAEDPKNDFLPSFGKITRYYAPGGPGVRMDAAIYSGYVIPPYYDSMCAKLTVWALDWDSVIERGRRALNDMLVYGVKTTIPYYQEILKHPDFRSGEFDTSFVESHPELNNYATAFPPELIAAAISAAIAAHEGI, encoded by the coding sequence GTGATTAAAAAAATTCTTGTCGCTAATCGCGGCGAAATTGCAGTGCGTATCGTTAGAGCTTGTTCGGAAATGGGCATTAAGTCCGTTGCGATATACTCTGACGCAGACCGTCACGCATTACACGTCAAAAAAGCAGATGAAGCCTATAACATTGGTTCAGATCCAGTAGTTGGTTACTTGAACGCTCACAACATTGTTAATTTGGCTGTAGCTTCAGGTTGTGATGCGCTTCATCCAGGTTATGGCTTTTTATCTGAAAATCCAGAATTAGCAGAAATCTGTGCGCGACGCGGTATTAAATTCATTGGACCAGATGCAAGCGTCATTCGTCAGATGGGCGATAAAATTCAAGCGCGTAACGCAATGGTCGCAGCAGGCATTCCTTGCACGCCAGGAAGTGATGGCAACTTAGCGGATCTTGAAGAGGCACGTAATCTCGCTGCCAAGATAGGCTATCCGGTGATGTTGAAAGCAACTAACGGCGGTGGCGGTCGTGGTATTAGACGCTGTAACGACGAAAAAGAATTGCTTGGTAATTATGACCGCGTCATTTCAGAAGCAAGTAAAGCTTTCGGAAAACCTGAAGTTTTCTTAGAAAAATGCGTCGTTAATCCACGACACATTGAAGTACAAATTGTTGGCGACAGCCATGGCAACGTTATTCACTTGTTTGAGCGCGACTGCTCTATCCAACGCCGCAACCAAAAACTCATTGAAATTGCGCCATCACCACAACTAAGTGATGCACAACGTGAATACATTGGAAATTTAGCGGTTAAGGCTGCAAAAGCAGTTGGTTACGAAAACGCAGGTACTGTTGAGTTTTTATTAGACTCGGACAACACGTTCTACTTCATGGAAATGAATACTCGCCTGCAAGTTGAACATACTGTTACCGAAACCATTACCGGTATTGATATCGTACAAGAGCAAATCCGCATTGCTGACGGCCAGGAGCTGCAATACAAACAAGATGAAGTTAAATATCGCGGTTTTGCAATGGAATTTCGCATTAATGCAGAAGACCCTAAGAATGATTTCTTGCCAAGTTTTGGTAAAATTACACGTTACTATGCACCAGGTGGTCCAGGTGTTCGTATGGATGCTGCGATTTACAGCGGATATGTTATTCCGCCCTACTATGACTCAATGTGCGCCAAACTTACCGTTTGGGCATTGGATTGGGACAGTGTGATTGAGCGTGGACGTAGAGCGCTTAACGATATGCTGGTCTATGGTGTTAAAACAACCATTCCATATTATCAAGAGATTTTGAAGCACCCAGATTTTAGAAGCGGCGAATTTGACACTAGCTTTGTAGAATCACACCCTGAGTTAAATAATTACGCTACAGCCTTCCCTCCTGAGTTAATCGCCGCTGCAATTTCAGCTGCGATTGCCGCTCATGAAGGCATTTAA
- a CDS encoding alkylphosphonate utilization protein, with protein MSDTKDSNGNILNDGDSVQLIKDLKVKGTSVTLKRGSVAKNIRLTDDPEEVECSVEKVKGLVLKTCFLKKV; from the coding sequence ATGAGTGATACTAAAGATAGTAACGGTAACATCTTGAATGATGGCGACTCAGTGCAGTTGATTAAAGACTTAAAAGTAAAAGGCACATCAGTCACGTTAAAGCGCGGTTCTGTCGCTAAAAATATCCGTTTAACAGACGATCCTGAAGAGGTTGAGTGTAGTGTTGAGAAAGTTAAGGGTTTAGTATTAAAGACGTGCTTCTTAAAGAAAGTTTAA